A window of Longispora fulva contains these coding sequences:
- a CDS encoding response regulator: MAGTGPAADLIRVVLADDQPAVRAGLALVLSAAPDIEVVGEAGDGEEAVALATRLSPDVVVMDVRMPRLDGIAATGRLAGIADVLVLTTFDLDEYVFGALRAGAAGFLLKDTDADGLIGAVRLVARGEGLIDPQVTRALIAAFARRPAPPPSTALDALTVREREVLSGLAGGLSNAEIGARLAIAEATTKVHVSRVLAKLALRSRVQAAVLARELGVPPLAIHP, translated from the coding sequence ATGGCGGGTACTGGTCCGGCTGCCGACCTGATCCGGGTGGTGCTCGCCGACGACCAGCCGGCCGTGCGCGCCGGCCTGGCTCTCGTGCTGTCCGCCGCGCCGGACATCGAGGTGGTCGGCGAGGCCGGTGACGGCGAGGAGGCCGTGGCGCTGGCCACCCGGCTGTCCCCGGACGTGGTGGTCATGGACGTGCGGATGCCCCGCCTCGACGGCATCGCCGCGACCGGACGCCTGGCCGGGATCGCCGACGTCCTGGTCCTGACGACCTTCGACCTCGACGAGTACGTGTTCGGCGCGCTCCGGGCCGGCGCCGCCGGGTTCCTGCTCAAGGACACCGACGCCGACGGACTGATCGGGGCCGTGCGGCTCGTCGCGCGCGGCGAGGGCCTGATCGACCCCCAGGTGACCCGCGCCCTGATCGCCGCCTTCGCCCGCCGGCCGGCCCCGCCGCCGTCCACGGCGCTGGACGCGCTGACGGTCCGGGAGCGCGAGGTGCTGTCCGGACTCGCCGGCGGGCTGTCCAACGCCGAGATCGGGGCGCGGCTCGCGATCGCCGAGGCGACGACGAAGGTGCACGTGAGCCGGGTACTGGCCAAACTCGCTCTGCGCAGCCGGGTCCAAGCCGCAGTGCTGGCCCGGGAACTCGGCGTGCCGCCGCTCGCAATTCACCCGTAA
- a CDS encoding TolB family protein — protein sequence MLTGGGATGKRARATSRRESGRVVRPLVGAAVAVLAALGTAGPVAGASVPPPRPMVFAQDGDVFLTDRTGTFRITTGGGNTWPRISPDHGRIAYTHAGDVWIADVSDPGGHISFLQVSHDGRAGGAAWSPRGDRLAYRTGTAHQGTVVLANVPAPTRRERGTGAPREQVAARAGASRADGWSELREANTVAWSPDGTSLAYPGGECSVTFDDCLSVLDLGTGAESTVVGFGGARQGFATTPSWSADSHRLYFTRQVQAGPVTSMAYDLVGRTTWQIGADGDATPVPLGNGRFLVTSGAGTVTYLPGDGSRQALAPGSQPDWRPKST from the coding sequence ATGCTGACGGGTGGCGGGGCCACGGGAAAACGCGCGCGGGCGACGTCGCGCAGGGAGTCGGGCCGGGTCGTCCGCCCGTTGGTCGGCGCGGCGGTCGCCGTGCTGGCCGCCCTCGGCACGGCCGGCCCCGTGGCGGGAGCGTCGGTCCCGCCGCCGAGGCCGATGGTCTTCGCCCAGGACGGGGACGTCTTCCTCACCGACCGGACCGGCACGTTCCGGATCACCACCGGAGGCGGCAATACGTGGCCCCGGATCTCGCCCGACCACGGCCGGATCGCCTACACCCACGCCGGCGACGTGTGGATCGCCGACGTGTCCGACCCTGGCGGACACATCTCCTTCCTCCAGGTCTCGCACGACGGGCGGGCCGGTGGCGCGGCGTGGAGTCCGCGCGGCGACCGGCTGGCCTACCGGACCGGTACGGCGCACCAGGGGACCGTCGTCCTGGCGAACGTGCCGGCCCCGACCCGGCGGGAACGCGGCACCGGCGCGCCGCGCGAGCAGGTGGCGGCCCGGGCCGGGGCCAGCCGCGCGGACGGCTGGTCGGAACTCCGGGAGGCCAACACGGTGGCGTGGTCGCCGGACGGCACGTCCCTCGCGTACCCCGGCGGCGAGTGTTCGGTCACCTTCGACGACTGCCTCAGCGTGCTGGACCTCGGCACCGGGGCGGAGTCCACTGTCGTGGGCTTCGGCGGGGCCCGGCAGGGGTTCGCCACCACGCCGTCGTGGTCGGCCGACTCCCACCGGCTGTACTTCACCCGGCAGGTCCAGGCCGGACCGGTGACCTCGATGGCGTACGACCTGGTCGGGCGGACGACGTGGCAGATCGGCGCGGACGGGGACGCCACGCCGGTTCCCCTCGGCAACGGCCGCTTCCTCGTCACCTCCGGCGCGGGCACCGTCACCTACCTGCCCGGCGACGGCAGCCGCCAGGCGCTCGCCCCCGGCTCCCAACCCGACTGGCGACCCAAGAGCACCTGA